One window of Maribacter algicola genomic DNA carries:
- a CDS encoding fasciclin domain-containing protein, producing the protein MKILKITTFSIFFLCIATGFSQNQTIVGVAAGNDNFTTLVTAVKAADLVGTLSSDGPFTVFAPVNSAFEALPSGTVESLLKPENKGTLQGILTYHVVAGTFMAKDVIKAINDNNGSFDVKTVQGGTITLSLSEGNVMLKDATGAMAKVVIADVAASNGVVHALDSVVMPK; encoded by the coding sequence ATGAAAATTTTGAAAATTACAACATTCAGTATTTTTTTTCTGTGCATTGCTACAGGGTTTTCCCAAAACCAAACGATTGTTGGTGTAGCTGCGGGAAATGACAATTTCACAACATTGGTGACAGCGGTAAAAGCGGCTGATTTGGTGGGCACATTAAGTAGTGATGGACCCTTTACGGTCTTTGCCCCTGTGAATAGTGCATTTGAGGCCTTGCCCAGTGGCACGGTTGAAAGTCTTCTAAAGCCGGAAAACAAAGGAACACTTCAAGGAATTTTGACCTATCATGTGGTTGCGGGTACATTTATGGCCAAAGATGTAATTAAGGCAATCAACGACAATAATGGCTCGTTTGATGTAAAAACAGTTCAGGGCGGTACCATTACTTTATCCCTTTCAGAAGGAAATGTTATGCTGAAAGATGCCACGGGCGCTATGGCCAAAGTGGTTATTGCGGACGTTGCTGCTTCCAATGGAGTAGTCCATGCTTTAGACAGTGTAGTAATGCCCAAATAA
- a CDS encoding low molecular weight phosphatase family protein, translating into MFNEIKECIEGLNGYRPDADRLRILQILINFIQEKKDKGENIDLNFVCTHNSRRSHLSQIWAQTIAAYFEIPNVYCYSGGTEATALFPKIAETLVSSGFKISKLSDGNNPIYSIKYGANSQPIIGFSKTYDHSFNPESNFSAIMTCGHADENCPYIPGAERRIPLTFNDPKAFDGTEQQTEKYMERSLEIASQLYYIFSKIV; encoded by the coding sequence ATGTTTAATGAAATAAAAGAATGTATTGAAGGTCTTAATGGATATAGGCCTGATGCAGATCGCTTACGAATTTTACAAATACTAATTAATTTCATTCAAGAGAAGAAGGACAAAGGAGAAAATATCGACCTGAACTTTGTTTGTACCCACAATTCCAGAAGAAGTCATTTGTCGCAAATTTGGGCGCAGACAATCGCCGCTTATTTTGAAATCCCAAATGTTTATTGCTATTCTGGTGGCACCGAAGCTACAGCGCTGTTTCCAAAAATTGCGGAAACCTTGGTAAGTTCTGGTTTTAAGATTAGTAAACTATCGGATGGTAATAATCCTATTTATTCCATAAAATATGGAGCTAATAGCCAACCAATAATCGGTTTTTCAAAAACCTACGATCATTCTTTTAATCCAGAATCAAATTTTTCGGCTATTATGACCTGTGGGCATGCAGATGAAAATTGTCCGTATATTCCCGGGGCGGAACGGAGAATTCCACTTACATTCAATGATCCCAAAGCTTTTGACGGAACGGAACAACAAACGGAAAAATACATGGAAAGAAGTTTGGAGATAGCCTCGCAATTGTACTATATTTTTTCTAAGATTGTTTAG
- a CDS encoding carboxymuconolactone decarboxylase family protein has product MSNPVEEFNAYRSKMNEKLLADNNKVIKRIFNLDTNAYAPGALDVKTKELLGLVASAVLRCDDCVKYHLESSFREGASKEEVMETLSIATLVGGTIVIPHLRRAYEYWETLEGIQG; this is encoded by the coding sequence ATGTCAAATCCAGTTGAGGAATTTAACGCCTATCGTTCAAAAATGAACGAGAAGCTTTTAGCGGACAACAATAAAGTCATCAAACGTATCTTTAATCTGGATACCAATGCCTATGCGCCGGGGGCCCTTGACGTAAAGACCAAGGAGCTATTGGGCCTAGTGGCATCGGCGGTACTTCGGTGTGATGACTGCGTAAAATACCATTTGGAGAGTTCCTTTAGGGAAGGTGCCTCCAAGGAAGAGGTCATGGAAACCTTAAGCATTGCTACTTTGGTAGGGGGAACTATTGTAATTCCCCACTTAAGAAGGGCCTATGAATACTGGGAAACATTGGAGGGAATTCAAGGTTAA
- the tatC gene encoding twin-arginine translocase subunit TatC gives MAKNKTSPDEMSFLDHLEELRWHLIRSTLAVVIIGIVAFVFSRFIFDVIIFGPLDMDFPTYKVFCDAATSIGMESDFCKDKVPFTIQSRTMSGQFSADIWTAIWAGIIIGFPYILFELWKFISPGLYEKERKHSKGFIFIASLLFFLGVLFGYYIVAPLSINFLGSYQVSDIVLNEFDLDNYIGLLRSAVLACGIIFELPIIIYFLTKVGLVTPEILKKYRKIALVIVLIISAVITPPDVTSQIIVAIPVLILYQVSIYISARVLKREAKREAKLKKNHVKSS, from the coding sequence ATGGCAAAAAACAAGACCTCCCCAGATGAGATGTCCTTTTTGGACCATCTGGAAGAATTGAGATGGCATTTAATTAGATCTACCCTAGCCGTAGTCATCATTGGAATCGTAGCCTTTGTATTTAGCAGGTTCATATTTGATGTCATCATCTTTGGCCCTTTAGATATGGATTTTCCCACGTACAAAGTCTTTTGTGACGCTGCAACCTCCATTGGTATGGAATCGGATTTTTGTAAAGACAAAGTTCCATTTACCATCCAAAGTAGAACGATGTCCGGTCAATTTTCGGCAGATATCTGGACGGCCATTTGGGCTGGTATTATCATAGGGTTTCCCTATATCCTTTTTGAATTGTGGAAATTCATCAGTCCTGGGCTCTACGAAAAGGAACGTAAGCATTCCAAAGGTTTCATCTTCATCGCATCACTCCTATTCTTTCTCGGGGTCTTGTTCGGCTACTATATTGTAGCACCTTTGTCCATAAATTTTTTAGGTTCTTATCAGGTAAGTGATATTGTCCTTAATGAATTTGACCTTGATAATTACATAGGACTTCTTAGATCGGCCGTCTTGGCCTGTGGAATTATTTTTGAGCTTCCAATTATCATCTACTTTTTAACAAAGGTGGGATTGGTAACTCCTGAAATTTTGAAGAAATATCGTAAGATAGCCTTGGTTATCGTCTTGATTATATCGGCCGTCATTACACCACCCGATGTTACTAGCCAAATTATTGTGGCCATACCTGTACTCATTCTTTATCAGGTAAGTATTTACATATCTGCCAGAGTATTGAAAAGGGAAGCAAAAAGGGAAGCTAAACTAAAAAAGAACCATGTCAAATCCAGTTGA
- the recQ gene encoding DNA helicase RecQ, with product MNLSEIDIHAALKKYFGFSQFKGLQEGVVKNILEGRNTFVIMPTGGGKSLCYQLPALMQDGTAIIVSPLIALMKNQVDAIRGVSAEMGIAHVLNSSLNKTEIKQVKKDIKDGITKLLYVAPESLTKDENVEFLRSIKLSFVAVDEAHCISEWGHDFRPEYRNLKAIVTRLGEGIPIIGLTATATPKVQEDIIKNLGIGDATVFKASFNRPNLFYEVRTKTENIDADIIRFIKQNEGKSGIVYCLSRKKVEELAQVLQVNGISAVPYHAGFDAKTRSKYQDMFLMEDVNVVVATIAFGMGIDKPDVRYVIHHDIPKSIESYYQETGRAGRDGGEGHCLAFYSYKDIEKLEKFMAGKPVAEQEIGNALLQEVVAYAETSMSRRKFMLHYFGEEFDEINGEGADMDDNTRNPKEKVEAMEDAVKLLKVVHGTSEKFKSKEIVNTLRGKNNALISSHKTNEKEFFGIGSDKDKSHWMALIRQMLVAGYLQKEIEQYGVLRFTDKGHEFLKKPHSFMMTKDHVYNAENDNAIVGASKAGGVADENLLKQLKDLRKSQANKMGVPPFVVFQDPSLEDMALKYPITLEELLNVHGVGEGKAKKYGKPFVSFIASYVEENEVLRPDDLVVKSTGANSGLKLYIIQNIDRKLPLDDIASAKGLEIPELIKEMEQIVYSGTKLNLDYWIDEVLDEDQQEEIHEYFLEAKTDNLEDAMREFDGEYEDEELRLYRLKFISEVAN from the coding sequence ATAAATTTGAGTGAAATTGATATACACGCCGCTTTAAAAAAATATTTTGGCTTTTCCCAGTTCAAGGGGCTTCAGGAAGGCGTGGTGAAAAATATTTTGGAAGGTAGGAACACCTTTGTAATCATGCCCACAGGTGGTGGCAAGTCGTTGTGCTATCAGTTGCCGGCGCTCATGCAAGATGGTACGGCCATTATTGTTTCTCCCCTAATAGCCTTGATGAAAAATCAGGTGGATGCCATTAGAGGTGTTTCCGCGGAAATGGGAATTGCCCATGTTTTGAATTCCTCATTGAACAAAACCGAAATAAAGCAGGTCAAAAAGGATATTAAGGACGGTATCACTAAATTATTATATGTGGCACCGGAATCTTTGACCAAGGACGAGAATGTGGAGTTTTTGCGTTCTATAAAACTATCCTTTGTGGCCGTAGACGAAGCCCATTGCATATCTGAGTGGGGCCATGATTTTAGACCGGAATATAGAAACCTAAAAGCTATTGTTACAAGATTGGGCGAAGGGATTCCTATAATAGGTCTGACCGCAACGGCAACACCAAAGGTTCAGGAAGATATTATTAAAAACCTGGGCATTGGGGATGCCACCGTATTTAAGGCTTCCTTTAACAGACCAAACCTATTTTATGAGGTGAGGACCAAAACAGAAAACATAGACGCAGACATCATTCGTTTTATAAAACAGAACGAGGGCAAGTCTGGGATTGTTTATTGTTTGAGCCGAAAAAAAGTGGAGGAATTGGCCCAGGTTCTTCAGGTCAATGGCATTAGTGCCGTCCCTTACCATGCCGGCTTTGATGCTAAGACCCGTTCCAAGTACCAGGACATGTTTCTGATGGAAGATGTTAATGTGGTCGTGGCGACAATCGCTTTTGGTATGGGTATAGATAAACCGGATGTACGATATGTAATCCATCATGATATCCCTAAAAGCATCGAAAGTTACTATCAGGAAACCGGTAGGGCAGGAAGGGATGGTGGCGAAGGCCATTGTCTGGCCTTTTATTCGTACAAGGATATTGAAAAGCTGGAAAAATTTATGGCCGGGAAACCCGTGGCGGAACAGGAAATCGGTAATGCCCTTTTGCAAGAAGTAGTTGCCTATGCGGAAACATCCATGTCACGCAGAAAATTCATGCTCCATTATTTTGGGGAAGAATTTGACGAAATCAATGGAGAAGGGGCAGATATGGATGACAATACCAGAAATCCCAAAGAAAAGGTTGAGGCCATGGAAGATGCCGTTAAGCTCTTAAAGGTGGTACATGGCACCAGCGAAAAGTTCAAGTCCAAGGAAATCGTAAATACCTTGCGAGGTAAAAACAATGCCTTGATCAGTTCACATAAAACCAATGAAAAGGAATTTTTTGGAATAGGCTCAGACAAGGATAAGAGCCATTGGATGGCATTGATACGGCAAATGCTGGTAGCAGGGTATTTGCAAAAGGAGATTGAACAATATGGGGTATTGCGCTTCACTGATAAAGGTCATGAGTTTCTCAAGAAACCCCACTCCTTCATGATGACCAAGGACCATGTATACAACGCTGAAAATGACAACGCCATAGTAGGAGCCTCAAAGGCCGGTGGTGTAGCCGATGAAAACTTGCTCAAGCAATTAAAGGATTTAAGGAAATCCCAAGCAAATAAAATGGGTGTGCCGCCATTTGTGGTTTTTCAAGACCCGTCATTGGAGGACATGGCACTTAAGTACCCTATAACATTGGAAGAGCTTCTGAATGTTCACGGTGTGGGTGAGGGGAAGGCAAAGAAGTATGGCAAGCCCTTTGTTTCCTTTATTGCATCGTATGTTGAAGAAAACGAAGTACTACGTCCGGATGACCTTGTAGTAAAAAGTACCGGAGCCAATTCAGGTTTAAAACTCTATATTATTCAGAATATTGATAGAAAATTGCCCTTGGATGATATTGCTTCCGCAAAAGGATTGGAAATACCCGAACTGATCAAGGAAATGGAACAAATCGTATATAGTGGAACAAAGCTGAATTTGGACTATTGGATAGACGAAGTATTGGATGAGGACCAACAGGAAGAAATCCACGAATACTTTTTGGAGGCCAAAACCGATAACTTGGAGGATGCCATGAGGGAATTTGATGGCGAGTATGAGGACGAGGAATTGCGGTTATACCGATTGAAATTCATCAGCGAAGTAGCCAATTAA
- the lptB gene encoding LPS export ABC transporter ATP-binding protein, with protein MKLRAENIMKSYRGRQVVKGISLEVNQGEIVGLLGPNGAGKTTSFYMIVGLIKPNGGSIYLDDMEITNFPMYKRAQNGIGYLAQEASVFRKLSIEKNILSVLQLTKLSKKEQQMKMESLIEEFGLGHIRKNRGDLLSGGERRRTEIARALATDPKFILLDEPFAGVDPVAVEDIQRIVAQLKNKNIGILITDHNVQETLAITERSYLMFEGGILKSGIPEDLAADEMVRKVYLGQNFELRKKKLDF; from the coding sequence ATGAAGCTAAGAGCAGAGAATATAATGAAATCCTACCGCGGCCGTCAGGTCGTAAAGGGTATTTCCTTGGAGGTTAATCAGGGTGAAATTGTAGGCCTCTTAGGGCCCAATGGAGCTGGAAAAACCACCTCATTCTACATGATCGTAGGACTCATCAAGCCCAATGGTGGCAGTATCTACCTAGATGACATGGAAATTACCAATTTTCCCATGTACAAACGGGCGCAGAACGGTATTGGCTACTTGGCCCAAGAAGCATCCGTCTTTAGAAAACTTAGTATAGAAAAAAATATTTTAAGTGTACTGCAGCTTACCAAATTAAGTAAGAAGGAGCAACAAATGAAGATGGAATCCCTAATCGAGGAATTTGGTTTGGGACACATCCGTAAAAATCGTGGCGATCTCCTATCGGGTGGTGAACGAAGGCGTACCGAAATTGCGAGAGCCTTGGCGACCGATCCAAAATTTATCTTATTGGATGAACCATTTGCAGGGGTTGACCCAGTTGCCGTAGAAGACATACAGCGCATCGTAGCGCAATTGAAGAATAAGAATATTGGCATCTTGATTACGGACCACAACGTACAGGAAACCTTGGCCATTACGGAACGCTCCTATCTAATGTTCGAGGGAGGAATCCTCAAATCAGGTATACCGGAAGACTTGGCCGCCGACGAAATGGTCCGTAAGGTGTATTTGGGGCAAAACTTCGAGCTAAGAAAGAAGAAGCTGGATTTTTAA
- a CDS encoding carboxypeptidase-like regulatory domain-containing protein: MKKIINKEKIKSVLNLKFGLFFILTILSNGAFSQTDGFKEYLGEIYDSDTKKPLIFATLTLEGTNISTITNTEGEFSLKVPESNTSENVIVSFLGYKTKQIPILQFKSDGNEIGMTELVTQLAEVNLSVPKDARALVRETLKKRGENYIDNPTVMTAFYRETIKRRRQNVSLSEAVVNIYKAPYSSNKNDALKLFKARKSTDYSKLDTLALKLQGGPFNALFVDMVKYPDYIFADDLFEFYDFSFSNATRVDDKQIYVINFEQKPGVLEPLYSGKLYIDVDNKILTSAIYSLNITDKDLAAQMFVRRKPRNADVWPTEVVYRVDYREKDGKWYYGYSNVMMEFKINWDKKLFNSVYSMSCEMAITDWEENLSNEIPKYKDRIKSDIILTDEAIGFADPDFWGEYNIIEPEKSIESAIKKIQRQLKRGKIDGGGASSASQ; this comes from the coding sequence ATGAAAAAGATAATAAACAAGGAAAAAATAAAAAGCGTGTTAAACTTAAAGTTTGGACTATTTTTTATTTTAACGATATTGAGTAATGGAGCATTCTCCCAAACGGATGGATTTAAGGAATATTTAGGTGAAATATATGACAGTGATACCAAAAAACCCTTGATTTTTGCGACACTTACCTTGGAGGGAACGAACATTAGTACCATAACGAACACTGAAGGTGAATTTTCACTTAAGGTTCCGGAATCCAATACCAGTGAAAACGTTATCGTGTCGTTTTTGGGCTACAAGACCAAACAAATACCTATATTACAGTTTAAATCTGATGGCAATGAAATAGGTATGACGGAACTTGTTACCCAATTGGCGGAAGTCAATCTTAGCGTTCCGAAAGACGCTAGGGCCCTGGTAAGGGAAACTTTAAAAAAACGAGGGGAGAACTATATAGATAATCCCACCGTAATGACGGCATTTTATAGGGAGACCATTAAGAGAAGAAGACAAAATGTAAGTCTTTCCGAGGCCGTGGTAAACATTTATAAAGCACCCTACTCCAGTAATAAGAACGATGCCCTAAAACTATTTAAGGCTAGAAAAAGTACGGATTATAGCAAATTGGATACTCTGGCCCTAAAACTTCAGGGCGGACCCTTCAATGCCTTATTTGTGGATATGGTAAAATACCCCGACTATATTTTTGCGGATGACCTATTTGAATTTTATGATTTTTCATTCTCCAATGCCACTAGAGTAGACGACAAGCAAATTTATGTGATAAATTTTGAGCAGAAGCCCGGTGTTTTAGAACCCTTATATTCAGGTAAGCTGTATATAGATGTTGATAATAAAATTCTTACAAGTGCCATTTATTCATTGAATATTACGGATAAGGATTTGGCGGCGCAAATGTTCGTAAGAAGAAAACCTAGAAATGCGGATGTTTGGCCAACAGAGGTCGTTTACAGGGTCGATTATCGGGAAAAAGATGGCAAATGGTACTACGGTTATAGCAATGTAATGATGGAATTTAAAATTAATTGGGACAAAAAACTTTTCAATTCCGTTTATAGTATGAGCTGCGAAATGGCCATAACCGATTGGGAAGAAAACCTAAGCAATGAAATTCCCAAATATAAAGATCGCATAAAATCTGACATCATATTGACAGACGAGGCCATAGGTTTTGCCGACCCGGATTTTTGGGGTGAGTACAACATTATAGAGCCAGAAAAATCTATTGAATCTGCCATCAAAAAAATTCAAAGGCAATTAAAGAGAGGTAAAATCGATGGTGGCGGCGCCTCTTCGGCATCTCAATAA
- a CDS encoding LD-carboxypeptidase, whose translation MNFLFTERLTKSHGYFSHTDVERAADLIHMFQNKNVDGILCIRECHGCTQILILIEYDLIQSNPKPLIGLNDVTALLNSIYKRTGLITLHGSVGGTFDDNFPKKDCIDAIRKPEQEMILQNAKRIKEHR comes from the coding sequence ATGAACTTTTTATTTACTGAAAGACTCACTAAGAGCCATGGGTATTTTAGCCATACCGATGTAGAACGGGCAGCCGACCTAATCCATATGTTCCAAAACAAAAATGTGGACGGAATACTATGTATTCGAGAATGTCATGGTTGCACCCAAATTTTGATCCTTATAGAATACGACCTAATACAATCCAACCCGAAACCACTCATTGGCTTAAATGACGTAACGGCGCTATTAAACAGTATTTACAAGAGAACTGGTCTTATTACCTTACATGGCTCCGTGGGAGGCACCTTCGATGATAATTTCCCAAAAAAGGACTGTATTGATGCAATTCGAAAACCCGAACAAGAAATGATCTTACAAAATGCCAAACGTATAAAAGAACATCGTTAA
- a CDS encoding MFS transporter, translating into MDTEKRAPWYYLALLILAGESVFILPFVLQRVFRPTILKVFELNNTELGLCFSVYGVVALVSYFFGGPLADKYPPQKLIAMGLWTTAIGGFYFATFPEFHYLQILYGYWGFTTIFLFWSPMIKATRVWGGSNSQGKAYGFLDGGRGLVGAFFGTLGVVVFSWFMADNLEVADLGESRFAFRKVILVSSAIVALVGFMVWFFMKLPKSLEKEIVLEKISMTQIGQVLKLPSVLLLMVIILCAYVGYKLTDIFSLYASKIMLYDEVDAAKTGAFLFYVRPVVGVCIGIIADRSLPSYWLFVSFVVSFFGAMLFALGFVVDTTVFLFLFSILIVTSGIYAARALYFAVMESGRIPLVLTGTAVGLISVIGYTPDIFAGAVMGVLLDWSPGLKGHQHVFYMIAGFSFIGALAAYRYYKLYKRDERKIS; encoded by the coding sequence ATGGATACCGAAAAAAGAGCACCTTGGTATTACTTGGCCTTACTTATTTTAGCCGGAGAAAGCGTCTTTATTTTGCCCTTTGTCCTACAGCGGGTTTTCCGACCTACGATATTAAAGGTGTTCGAACTAAACAATACGGAATTGGGTCTCTGCTTTTCGGTCTATGGGGTGGTTGCCTTGGTCTCCTATTTTTTTGGCGGGCCCTTGGCGGATAAATACCCGCCACAAAAATTAATTGCCATGGGTCTTTGGACGACGGCCATTGGGGGGTTTTACTTTGCCACCTTTCCTGAATTTCATTATTTACAGATACTATATGGGTATTGGGGCTTTACTACTATTTTCCTTTTCTGGTCTCCCATGATAAAGGCCACGAGGGTTTGGGGCGGAAGTAATTCCCAAGGCAAGGCCTATGGCTTTTTGGACGGGGGAAGAGGACTTGTAGGAGCTTTCTTTGGCACTTTGGGAGTGGTAGTTTTTTCTTGGTTTATGGCCGATAATTTGGAGGTTGCCGATCTTGGCGAAAGTCGGTTCGCGTTCCGAAAGGTAATCTTGGTTTCGTCCGCTATAGTTGCATTAGTGGGTTTTATGGTCTGGTTTTTTATGAAATTGCCAAAGAGCTTGGAAAAGGAAATCGTTCTGGAGAAAATATCAATGACACAAATTGGTCAGGTGCTTAAACTACCATCGGTTTTGTTATTGATGGTCATCATACTCTGTGCCTATGTTGGCTATAAACTTACGGATATCTTTTCCTTGTATGCCAGTAAGATCATGTTGTACGATGAAGTGGATGCAGCCAAAACCGGAGCCTTTTTGTTTTATGTGAGACCCGTGGTAGGGGTCTGCATCGGAATAATCGCAGACCGTTCCCTACCAAGTTATTGGCTATTTGTGAGTTTTGTTGTGTCCTTTTTCGGTGCCATGCTATTCGCCTTGGGGTTTGTGGTGGATACAACGGTCTTCTTGTTTCTTTTTTCCATTTTAATCGTCACCTCCGGGATTTATGCGGCCCGGGCCCTTTATTTTGCTGTTATGGAAAGTGGTAGGATACCCTTGGTATTGACGGGGACAGCGGTGGGACTTATATCGGTCATTGGTTATACCCCTGATATTTTTGCCGGAGCTGTTATGGGAGTATTGTTGGATTGGAGTCCCGGGTTGAAAGGGCATCAACATGTGTTTTATATGATTGCCGGGTTTTCTTTTATAGGGGCTCTGGCGGCCTACAGGTACTATAAATTATATAAGAGGGATGAAAGGAAAATTTCCTAG
- a CDS encoding DUF4198 domain-containing protein — protein MKIAFRSLSLLALVLLCSSHELFLKSDSHFLKPNTSGLLYLFNGTFDTSENEITSDRIVKAKILGPGYQFEPSNSDYYSENNITYLKYTTGESGTYVAGISTLPRILEMNANDFNEYLEHEGLESTIADRKQAGISKNGAKERYSKHVKALLQVGENTSIDFMKPLGYPIEFVPLNNPFEISLGDRIAFKLLRNGKPLANHTVHYSTSMPGQDAHANENSVKSNANGMVSILPTSKGKWYVATIHMEKKEGDVVDYESNWATLTFEIK, from the coding sequence ATGAAAATCGCATTCCGATCACTTTCCCTACTCGCTCTAGTGCTACTTTGTTCTTCACATGAACTTTTTTTAAAGTCTGATTCCCATTTTTTGAAACCCAATACTTCGGGATTGCTATACTTGTTCAATGGTACCTTTGATACAAGTGAGAATGAAATTACAAGTGACCGCATTGTAAAGGCCAAAATTTTGGGGCCTGGGTACCAGTTTGAACCATCCAACAGTGATTATTATAGTGAAAACAATATCACCTACCTAAAATATACGACGGGTGAATCGGGCACCTATGTGGCAGGCATCTCCACTTTGCCCAGGATATTGGAAATGAACGCCAATGATTTCAATGAATATTTGGAACACGAAGGCCTGGAAAGTACCATAGCTGACAGAAAACAAGCAGGGATTTCAAAAAATGGGGCAAAGGAACGGTATTCGAAACATGTGAAGGCATTATTGCAGGTGGGAGAAAATACCTCCATTGATTTCATGAAACCCTTGGGCTATCCCATAGAATTTGTACCCTTGAACAATCCTTTTGAAATATCCTTGGGAGACAGGATCGCATTTAAATTGTTGCGAAACGGTAAGCCTTTGGCCAACCATACGGTTCACTACAGTACTTCCATGCCGGGTCAGGATGCCCATGCCAACGAAAATTCCGTAAAGTCAAATGCGAATGGAATGGTAAGTATTCTGCCCACCTCAAAAGGAAAGTGGTACGTGGCCACAATTCATATGGAAAAGAAGGAAGGCGATGTCGTGGATTATGAATCCAATTGGGCTACCTTGACCTTTGAGATTAAATAA
- a CDS encoding DUF4345 domain-containing protein: MKGKFPRNLQLLISGTIVIMAGFAYGLHPSYVMPLALGFEVEALAMRNIFRAILGIYLGLGIYWLLGAFRPSLWKPATLNNVFFMGGIAFGRLLGLCIDGFSLAFFIPMVLELLFMVWGLYNLKAYKS; this comes from the coding sequence ATGAAAGGAAAATTTCCTAGGAACCTACAATTGTTGATATCCGGAACAATCGTCATCATGGCAGGTTTCGCGTACGGTCTGCACCCGTCGTATGTTATGCCTCTGGCATTGGGTTTTGAGGTTGAAGCTTTGGCCATGAGGAATATCTTCAGGGCTATTTTGGGGATTTATCTTGGACTGGGCATCTATTGGCTGTTGGGAGCCTTCCGGCCATCTTTGTGGAAACCCGCAACGCTAAATAATGTATTTTTTATGGGGGGAATCGCTTTTGGAAGATTATTAGGCCTGTGTATTGATGGCTTTTCCTTGGCTTTTTTCATTCCCATGGTCTTGGAACTGCTTTTTATGGTTTGGGGTCTGTACAATTTAAAAGCATATAAATCATAA
- a CDS encoding KpsF/GutQ family sugar-phosphate isomerase: MTSNSTILELAKRTIEKERDAIGHLATLLDEDFSKAVDCILNSKGRVIISGIGKSAIIASKIVATLNSTGTPAIFMHAADAIHGDLGTIQDEDVVICISKSGSTPEIKMLVPLIKRGKNTLIGMTGSPDSFLGKQADFILNTYVDKEACPNDLAPTTSTTAQLVMGDAIAIVLLELRGFSEADFAKYHPGGALGKRLYLRVADIAKNNQIPAVQVTTEVKQVIVEISKKMLGVTAVLDGKNVVGIVTDGDIRRMLNNHDNIKGLTAADIMSTEPKTIEMDTLAIKALELMQKKGISQLLAMDNGEYSGVIHLHNLINEGIL, translated from the coding sequence TTGACATCCAATAGCACAATTCTTGAGCTGGCAAAAAGAACTATTGAAAAGGAACGGGATGCTATTGGACATCTGGCCACTTTGTTGGATGAGGACTTTTCCAAGGCGGTAGATTGCATTCTAAATTCCAAGGGCCGCGTTATTATTTCGGGTATTGGCAAGAGTGCCATTATAGCTTCGAAAATCGTAGCCACCCTCAATTCTACAGGGACTCCAGCTATCTTTATGCATGCAGCCGATGCCATCCATGGCGATTTGGGAACGATTCAGGATGAAGACGTGGTTATTTGCATATCAAAAAGTGGGAGTACACCAGAAATAAAAATGTTGGTGCCCCTTATAAAAAGAGGCAAAAATACCTTGATCGGTATGACCGGGAGTCCAGATTCATTTTTGGGCAAACAAGCAGATTTCATCTTGAACACGTATGTTGACAAGGAAGCTTGCCCCAATGACCTGGCACCAACTACGAGTACCACTGCCCAATTGGTCATGGGCGATGCGATTGCCATTGTATTATTGGAGCTTAGAGGATTCAGTGAGGCGGACTTTGCCAAATACCACCCGGGGGGAGCTCTTGGAAAAAGACTGTATTTAAGAGTTGCCGATATTGCCAAGAACAATCAAATCCCCGCTGTTCAGGTAACTACGGAGGTGAAGCAGGTCATTGTCGAGATATCCAAAAAGATGCTCGGTGTCACCGCCGTTTTGGACGGAAAGAATGTGGTGGGAATTGTTACCGATGGTGATATTCGTAGAATGCTCAACAATCACGATAACATTAAGGGGCTTACCGCAGCGGATATTATGTCGACCGAACCTAAAACTATAGAAATGGACACCTTGGCGATAAAAGCCCTGGAACTGATGCAAAAAAAGGGAATATCACAACTATTGGCAATGGACAACGGGGAATACTCCGGTGTGATTCATTTACATAACCTTATTAACGAAGGTATTTTATAA